ccggctagcccagccctgccggtgcccctcactcccgacccgcagcccccggctagcccagccctgccggtgcccctcactcccgacccgcagcccccggctagcccagccctgccgatgcccctcactcccgacccgcagcccccggctagcccagccctgccagtgcccctcactcccgacccgcagtccccggctagcccagccctgggctccccccaggtctgccagtgcccctcactcccgacccgcagcccccggctagcccagtcctgccggtgcccctcactcccaacccgcagcccctgctgccccagctctgggctccccccttccccagctctgcccgtgaCCCGCCCTCCTGACCCACAGgcccccccccatctcctgccgggggcagggatagctcagtggtttgagcattggcctgctaaacccagggttgtgagttcaatccttgagggggccatttagggatctggggcaaaaattggggattggccctgctttgagcaggggttggactagatacctcctgaggtcccttccaaccttgatattctatgattctattctatgattcctgcacACACCCGGAGCCCCTGCCCCACGCGCTGGGTCCTGCtaacctctccccctcccccccgccccacttcccAGGTTACCGCTGCTTCAAAGCCATCATGTTCCTGTCGGGGCTTCTCTTCGGCTCCCTGGTCATCTTCCTGCTGTGCTACAAGGAGCGAGTCCTGGAGACGCAGCTGAGCCTGGAAGTGAGCGCGGGCATCGCGCTGGGCATCGGGGCGCTGTGCGGGCTGGTCACCATGCTGGTGCACAGCGTGGGGCTCTTCATGacggggctgctgctggggctgctgctggccacggCCGCCCTGGTGGCCACCGAGCCACTCTACCAGCCGCAGAGCCTGTGGGTGCCCGTGGGCAGCCTGCTGGGGCTGGCGCTGCTCTGTGCCCTGCTGGCCCTGCGCTGGCAGAAGCCGCTCACCGTGCTGTCCACGGCCGTCTTCGGGGCCGCCGTCATCGTGGTCTGCGTGGACTATTTCGtggagctgctggccctgctgcaCCACGTCTACGACCGGCTGCGCCTggcgccctcctccccactctgctgGCACAGCTGGGCCGTGCTGGGGCTCTGGCCGGCCCTCAGCCTCCTGGGCCTCCTGCTGCAGTGGAAACTGACGGCCGGGGGCTACTCGCACGCGGACGGTGAGCGGGGGACAGAGGGGcagcgggggggacgggggggcagGCACGGAGCGTGAGTGGGGGTCCTGTGGGTGGGAcccggggctgcagggcaggggcagagcaggggtgctgggaggcagtgagccagcctgggggtggggtaaggggcACAGGGGTGGCGACCTCCTTTACCCCTGGCTCTTTTCTCCCACCTCCGCAAGCTGCATTGAGACCCCCTTcctggaggggctgggagccaggactcctgggttctctccctggctctgcgaggggagtggggtctggtgggttagagcccagggagggtggggtcgggggagggaatcaggactcctgagttctgttcccagccacTGACCCTCTCTTGGGTAATTCCCTCACCTGgccgtacctcagtttccctgccacACTGAAGGAGCGAGCCCCAGCTGGTCCAGTGCTTCCCACGTATGGGGCCTGGTGCGGAGTGGGGGGGGCCGGCGCAGAGCGGGGGGGCGCAGAGCCAGGGGGCCCGGTGGGGGGGCCGGCGCGGAGGCTCACGCTGACTCACCCTCCCAGTGATCATCAGCCGGCGGCAGCAGCGGTTGCAGCTGCTGCGGATCCGGCAGAGGGAGGCCAAGAAGCGGCAGAGCCTCCCCCCGCAGGAGGGCAGCTACCGGCGCAAGCCCAACCCCGTCAAGCGCTACGCGGGCGACGTCCTGGCGCCGGTAAGTGGGGAGcccccttctctccttccccGGAGCGATCACGGAGCCCTGCTCCCTTGTCAGAGGCTGAATAGCTCAGCTGGGATCCACGTTATACTTGGCTGCCAtgctctgccccagagccagctggaTTTGGGCAGGGGAGAGGCCCAGGCCGTCTGTAAGGGGTAGGAATGGGGATGCCGCACATCCAGTGTATGGGGTGAATGCTGGGCTCTCCTGCCTAGCCAGGGGTTGGGGTCCTGGCGCCATGGGATGAAGGGGGATCTTCGTCCGCGGTGGGTGGAGGCAGTGGGCCCCCCTCAGGGCGCACCCTGTGTTGACCTGTCCCCTCCGCGCACCCAGAGCTACATCCAGAGCCTGCGGGATCGCCAGCTGGGCACCGGCACTGCCCACACCATCCTCGACCTGGACTACGACTGCGGCTCCACCGTGCCCCTGACGGCCCCCACGCCCGGCGGGCGCCTCTGACGGGGGCAGGGGCTTCACTTCATTCCACTTGTGCCTTAGGGGTGGAGGcggcagtggtggggggagggcagggggaccgTTTTGCTGGTGACACTTGACCCTCCCTCGCCCCTCCTGGCGCCCTCTCCCCAGTCCAGCAGCTGCGCTGCCCACCTGGCCTGGGCACCTGCCCGCCTGCCCCTTTAAATATTCAAAGcagctgccttcccctgcccctaTTGGCCTGTCCAGAGGGGAGGCGGGGCTCCGGGGCCCACAGCTGGTTCCTTTCGACCAGTGTCAGGTTGGGGACCCTCCTCTGGGCCCCCCTATAACGTCCAGAGTTTgagtcccctgccccccccccggcactgctGCCCATTGCTGGGGGGTTCTGCCTTGGGGCCCTGAGTTAAATCTCTCCCAAGGCCGGGTGGGGCCggtgggggctgcaggtggggcagCCGCAGGGGCCCAGATGCCGTGCGGAGGGGCTGGCCTGGAGCCCTTTGCTCTGGGGCAAGCCGCTGCCTTGGTAGAGAGCATTCTGGGAAGTCAGCAGCCGGCCCCAGGGGGCACAGGGAGTGCCCAGGCTCGGGGCACTGGAGCCATCGGAAACACCCTGCAAGGGGGCGTCCCAGTGTGGTGGGGCCCAgatccccgccccagcctgcgAGGAtgccagctggagcccagccccGCTAACTCTTCTCGCAGTACTTTGCTTTTGTACTTTTGTAACCCGCGGGCTCTGGCACtggccatggggggggggagccctggCCCCACATCTCAGCCCTGGCTCCAGGGGGGAGCCGGTCCCCGTTTATACGCTATGTACTGTACGGGGGGGGCCCATTAAACTGCCTTACAGAGCGGATCTGGCCGCCTGGCTCCGTGTGTCTGTCTGCAGGGTGTCCTCCAGGCTGCGAGCCCTGGGGGCGCCGGTTCTGCCCCCTTCGGCAGGACCCCAGGGGCCaagcagctcagggctggggttcgCCGGTGCTGGATTTCCAGGGCCGGCTGGCTGGTGTGGCGACTGGGGGGCAGAAAACAGCCAGGCCCCCATCATCTGTCACTCCTAGGAGGCCCACCGCCATGCTGCCCTGGCGCAGAGCTCGCAGGGTCCCCATGACGCTCAGCCCGCTGCCCGTGCCCTGGTGACGGGGTTTATtgtgcagggagggagcaggggctcCCCGGGGTACAATGCCCAGGCAAGGCCCCCATTCCCCGCAATGTCCTGTCCCGGAGCCGTTCCCGCCAGCTGCCTGCAGGTGGCGCCTCTGGCCCATTaaaaacccctcccccccttctccaATCCCTTGGCCCCGATCCCAGGGCGCCCGGGCCCATCCCGCGGGGGCGCCTAGGCCTCGCAGTGCATCCAGCGCTCGGCCGTGCTCAGCGGGTAGCCCTTCTCCACCCGCAGCTGCGTGTTGACCCGCCAGTACTGGCCCCCCTGGAAGAAATAGACCCGGCCGTTCTCCCAGGCCACGGCCGCGTCCAGGTGGGAGGGCACCCCGGTGAACAGCTTGGAGATCTTCTTGGGGTAGCCGCTGAAGTCGCTCCAGGCCAGTTCGTCCCACTGCCAGTAGCCGGTGCCCTGCGCAGGGAGGCAAAACGGAGGGGTGCTGGCGGCtcggctcccctcccccatgccggCTGGGGGCCCCCCTTTGCCCAGCGCCTGGCTTGGAGCCAACAATGTGCCAGACGGATTCTCCCAGAATGCATCTGGCAGGAtgctggggcggggcggagggagTTCCTCAGGACCAGCGTGGAAATGGCCACTGCAGGAGGTGAACTACACTTCCCAGGATGCTCTGGGCCCTGGCTCTATTATATAGCCCATGAGGGGGGGCATGGTCCTGCACATACCGGGGCTGCGTTGCCATTGGCCGACTGGTTATGCCTGCCCTGTCGGAATCTTTGCCAGCCAACCCGCGTCCTCCTGTCCTGGGATCAACCCGCCCTCAGGCCGGAGGCAGCTGGGCACCATGGGAACAAGGCGAAAGGCGGGTCCCggagctccctgccccaaggggctgGCAGGgcaaaggggcggggctgggaatTCCTGCCCCAGCCGGCTCCGCTTGCTGGGTCCTAAAGCCGGAGTGGGCCAAGGCTgcctgggccgggggaggggcggccTGGCTCAGGGGCCAGAGGGGAggccggggcgggagggggcaccCGGGCTGGGGCCCTTGAGAGACCAGCAGCACCCGGGCCCCGGCGCCTACCTTGAAGAGGAAAATCTTCTTGTTCCCTGGCCAGTAGAAGGCAGCGTCGATCTTGGCCGGGACGCGGGTCAGGGCCTTGGGGTAGCCGGGGTCCAGCTGGAAGCCTCGGTACCGCCAGACCTTGTCACCTGCAGCAGAAGCGGGGGTGTCTCTGCGATGCAGAATGGTGCCCAAAGCCGGGCCCATAAGCCCACGGGGCAGGAGCCAGCCCCCCCAACctacccttccccatcccccatctCCCCTTTGACACCCCCTGGCAAGGCTCGTCCCACCTTTGAAGAAGTAGCTCCTGCCGGTGCGGGGGGAGTGCACGGCCGCGTCCAGCCGCTCGGGGAGCCCCTTCCACAGGGCCGGGATCTCCTTCAGGGGGCCAGTCCCGAAATCCGTCACGGTCCAGACATAGCCCCCCTTGAAGGCGTAGGTCTGCTCATAAGGGcctgggaggcagaggggagcaaAGGGTTAATGCCCTGTGGGCTGCCCCCAACCTCACAGAtgtggggcgctggggggagggctgTGCGGCCTGGAGCGATGACACATGCTTGTCTTTATACAGAGATGGGTCGCAATGCGAATTGGCCCCAAAATCTATTTCCTCACTCGGCATCCCCTGAGCCGGCGCAGCCTGGGGCCCCCGCAACGACGGCACAGAAGTCGGggcccagccccaggccctgctgcaaACAGGGGCTGGGCTGCACTGGTTCGCACACACGTTTTAGctcccggggctgggctggcaaaCGCTCGTGCCGCTGGCATGGGGTTTacacaggctctgggctgagcccaCGCTGAATGCGCGGAACCAGGGACACGGCACAGGGTGGGCGACCGTTAGTTCCTCAGCAGTGAGCAAAGGGGGCACAGGCTCAGTTTTAGGTGGGTGCTGCCCGGCCCCCACCACTCGCCAAAGGGTCATAAACCCACTCGTCCTGCTCAGGGCCCCATCCCCCCGAACGCTCCATTTCAGCTCAGGCTGGCGGCAGCGGGTGGCCCGGTTCCCATGCCCGTTGGCTCAATTATTTTATATTCACGTCTAATTCAGTCCCTCCCTGGGCAGCCCTCCCCGAACACCCGGCATCTGTCTC
The DNA window shown above is from Caretta caretta isolate rCarCar2 chromosome 20, rCarCar1.hap1, whole genome shotgun sequence and carries:
- the LOC125627460 gene encoding transmembrane protein 198, producing MAAGPWLPPSMEPDLLPLVLTAEPWGFNQQATELGPGAPGLEPCSLELERRYQAVPAAVCALCCLFGVIYSCFGYRCFKAIMFLSGLLFGSLVIFLLCYKERVLETQLSLEVSAGIALGIGALCGLVTMLVHSVGLFMTGLLLGLLLATAALVATEPLYQPQSLWVPVGSLLGLALLCALLALRWQKPLTVLSTAVFGAAVIVVCVDYFVELLALLHHVYDRLRLAPSSPLCWHSWAVLGLWPALSLLGLLLQWKLTAGGYSHADVIISRRQQRLQLLRIRQREAKKRQSLPPQEGSYRRKPNPVKRYAGDVLAPSYIQSLRDRQLGTGTAHTILDLDYDCGSTVPLTAPTPGGRL